The genomic stretch CACATCGGTGGCCGTGGCGACCTGATGTTTGTAGCGCTCCTCGTTCATCCTCAAATTCTCCTCCGCCTGTTCGATCGCCTTCTCGGCCACGCGGATGTTCTTCTCGGCAACGACCATCGCCTGATAACCGCTCTTCACCTCCAGGGCGATCCCCTCCACCAGCTCCGTCTTGGCGAGCTCGGCCTGGGAAAGCTTCACCTTGCTCTCCCCCACCTTGTAGGCGGTCTTCCCCCAATCGCCCAGGGTGAGGGTCGCCTGGGCCTGGATGGTCCACCGTTCTCCGCGTGTCCCGCCCACGAGCAGGGGCTCCTCGGAGACCCGGGTATAATTGCCGGCGAGGTTGATGGAGGGATAGAGATTGCTCTTGGCGATCTTCACCGCCTCCTTGGCCTGTTCGATCTTCAACTCGGCGGTCCGGATCTCCGGCCGCTGGCGAAGGGCCTCCTGAAGGGACTCTTCATAGGTCAACGGAAAAGGGGTGTAGCTGAGGATATCGACGATCTTCAGAGGGGTGTCGAGTTCGTTTCGCAAGAGGAGATTGAAGGCGGCCTTCGCCAGGACGAGATCGCTTTCCGCCTTCACCAGTCCCTGTCTGGCATTGGCCAGGCGGACCTCGGCCTGAAGGAGATCGTTTTTCGCCACCAGACCCACCTCGAAGAAGGCCCGGGCCACTTCCAGCTGGGCCTCGAACTGTTTGACGGTCTGACGGGCCACCTCCAAGAACTTCTCGGCCCTCAGAATGTTAAAATAGTCCTCCTTCACCTGTAGGACGATGTCGCGTTTGACCCTCTCCACGTCGACCTTCGAGAGATCGACGCCCAATTTTTCGACCCGATAATTGGAGATCAGGGCTCCTCCGGCGAAGAGGGGCTGGGTGATCGTGGTGCCCAGGCTGAAGACCTCCCGATCGGTATTGACCACGCCCACGCCGGGAACCGAGACCGGCGAAAACCCCACGGTGACCGGATGGTTGTAAAAGGTATATCCATATTGTCCTGTCCATTTGGCGAGGAGATCGGTGAAGGCCCCTCTCCTTCTCAGCTCCGACCCCTTCACCCCCTCCATCGTGGAGCGAAGCTTCAGATTCCGCTCCAAGGCCAGCCGGATGCTTTCCTCAAGGGTGAGCGCTTTTCCGACGTCCTGGGCCTCGACCCTGAAGGCCAACAGAAGGATCCCTATCAGCATCCCCAACCACCTTTTGATCGCCATCGGTCCCCGGCCTCCTTTCTCAACGTTTTGCCCCTCTTAAGAAGATCTCGAGAATGGTCGCTGCCTTGGACGGAAGGGAGTAGGGTTTGGGATGGATCATCCATTCGAAAATGAAGGAGTGGACGATCCCTTCAAAGGCATGGGCCAGGTCGAGGGGGTCCATCGGTTTGAACTCGCCCCTCTTCATCCCTTGTTTGAAGACCTGACTGAGAAGATGGAGGTATCGGACCATCTTATCGTGGATCTTCTTGCCGTACTCCTCCTTGATGAGCCAGGCGAAGCGACTGCTCTCGGAGGTGTAGATCTTGAAAAAATCCCGGTTTCGCTCCATGAATTCCAATTGAAGGCTCAAGACCCTTTCGATCCGCTCCAGGGCGGGGGCCTTTCTCCGGAGCTCGGCCTGGATCTTCCGATAGATCTCATCGGTCTTCTCATCGATGAGGGTGAAGTAGAGTTCCTCCTTCGATTTGAAATAGGTGTAGAGCGTCCCCGTTCCGAACTCGGCCGCCTGGGCGATCTCGCTCATGGGGGTATGGTAAAACCCCTTGGCCGCAAAGAGCCTCTCGGCGGCCCGAAGGATCTCCTCCCGGTGGGTGAGGCGTTCTTTCTCCCGGCGGGTCAGGGTCTTCATGAAGCCCCTTTCATTTTGGGAAATGAAAATTCATTTTTTGAACCGATATTCATTTTTAAAACAAACCCGGAAGGATGTCAACCTCCTCCGGGCCAGGCTCCCAGATCTCCCCGGGCCCGAGGATATGGAGGACCCGCCATCCCCGCCGGATCAGCTCCTCTGAGATCCATCGCCGGTGACATCGCCACGGAAACCTCTCCGCGCAGAAGAAGGCCGTCCGCCTCTTTTGACCGATCCTCTCCAGCCGTCCCATCCCTCTCCGGAAGGCCTCGCTGGCCATGTGGCGGAGATAGCCTTCCTTTCGGAAGCCGCCCAGTTCCTCCCCCAAATAGAGGTAACCGATCCCCTCGGAGGCGAGTTCTCGAGAGAGGACCGGCCTCGAAAAGTGGGGAAAGCGGCTTTGCGGAAAGCTCCGGACATCGACGCCGACCTCGATGGCGTGTTCCCGGAGGAGGTCGACGAATTCCCTGAGGGAGCGGCGGCTCGTCCCCAAGGAGTAGATCACCCGGGGAGCCTTAGGCATCGGAGGGGAGGCTGACAAGCTTGCCGCTCACCTCCAGGGTGTGAAAGATGATCCCCTTGAGGGATTCGAGGAGCCCGAGATAGATGGGGGAGGACTTCGGCATGCAGATCCCCTGGATCAACCGTTCTTCGTGGGCTTCCGAGAACCCGTTGGCGATCTTCAGGATGGACCGCACCTGTTCTCCGATGTGTTGGGCAAGGAATTTATTCCGGGTGCGGATGAGGTCGGGAAGATTCTCGAGCAGGTCCATCGCCACCTGAAAGACCTCGTTGACCTCCTTCACGGCCCGATCGCTGAAGAGAATGTGTTGCCTCACCATCGCCCTCAGGCGATCGACCATCCCCTCCATATTATAGAGCATCCGCTCGAAGATCGAGCTCAGGGAGAGGTAGGGTTTGGCCCAATCCCGCCCCCCTTCGGTGTGGGTGGACCCCTTCTGGATCAGAAATCCCGTCAGGTCAGTGAGCTCGCTCCGGATCTCTCCGATGGCCCGCTCCGCCTCCTCGATCGCCTCCATCTTGAGCGTCCGAAATCCCTTAAAGATCAGCTCCAGCAGGTGGAGCTCGCTCCGGCAGAGTTGGATCAATCGCTCCTCAACCTCCCTCTCCATCGTCCTCTCCTTTCTCCTTAAAAGAGTTTGAGCTGGGCCTCGGCGGCCTCCGAGGCCCTTCGCTTCTCCGGGAAGAGATCGATCTTTCCGTAGACCCCGTCATGGCCCGGCGTGATGGAGACCTTCCCCTGTCTCATCCGGAGGATCCCTTCCAAGATCTCCCGGGGGACGAAGGTGCTCAGTTCTTCGGGCGTGGCCTCCAGGAGGACCCGAAATTCGGACCCTCCTCTCTCCACCAGACGGTCATACTCCATCTCCACCGCTTTGGTCCCCACCCGTACCCCCAAGGCCTCGGAAATGATCTCCTCAAGGGGGATGAGGTGGATCGAGGGGACGGCCTGTTTGGGGACGAAGCCTTCCGGACGGTCCGCGAGCTCCTCGACGCGATGCATGACCCCGATGGTCAACCGCTTCTGACACCTTGGGCAGAGATATTGATGGGCCCGGGTCTGGGCGGGTGAGAAGAGCACGCCGCATTGGCGGTGGCCATCGAAGTGGTACTTCCCTTCCTCGGGGAAGAACTCGATGGTGAAGAGGAGCCTCCTTCGGTCCTTCGTGCGGAGCGTTTCGATGATCGCCCGGTAGTCCAGCTCGCAGTCGAAGCCATTGGCCTCCCGGCCCAGACGATTGGGGGAGTGGGCATCGGAATTGGAGATGAGGGTGACCTCATCCAGCGCCGAAAGCCTCCAGTTCATCTCGGGATCCGAAGAAAGGCCGGTTTCGATCACCCGGATATGAGGGGAGAGCTCGCCGAAACACTCCTCGATCGAATCGAATCCAGAATGGGCCCCGAAGATGGAGAACCAAGGGGTCCAGGCATGGGCCGGGACGATCAGGCAGTCCTCCGAGATCTCGAGGATCATCTGGACGAGCTCTTTCGCTGTGAACCCGAAGATGGGCCTCCCATCGGAGGAGAGGTTCCCGTATCGTCCCAACCTTAAACGGATCGCCTCGGCCACCTCAAAGGTCGGGGCGAAGATCATATTGTGGATGCGCCTGACCTTCCCGCCTTGGGAATAGATATTGCTCACCTCGGTCGTGAGGATGAAATGGACGGCCTCCTCCCCTTTCCTCAACCGAAACAGACCGTTGCCCAGGGGCCTGAGCTTCGATTGCAACTCGGCAAAGTAGGTCGGGTGCGTAAAATCTCCCGTCCCCACCAGGGCGATGCCCTTCTTTTTGGCCCATCGGGCGAGGGTCTCCACCTCCATGTCCTTGCTGGTGGCACGGCTGTACTTCGAATGGAGATGAAAATCGGCAATGAACTTCATGCCGGATCCCCCTGATAACGGTACTCCGAAAAAGGGATGGCTCCAGGCCTCCCCCGAACGGAGGACGGGTCTCCTTCAGGCAGACTCCCATAAGGGGTGGCGGGCGAATCCGGAAAGGCGGCGGATGGCCTCGATCCTTTCCCGCTCCCCGATCTTTGCTTTTTCGATCGCCTCTGCCAAGAGCTCGATCGTCCGATCGTAGGCCTTCCGGTTAACCGGATAGGGATGCCCGTCCTTCCCGCCGTGGGCGAAGCTGAATCGCGTCGGGTCCTTGAAACTGGGGCTTACCCCCTCGACCAGTTCGGCGATGAGGCTCAAGGCCCTCAGGGTCTGGGGACCGACGCCCTCGATGCCCAAAAGCTCCTCGAACCCCTTGGGCGCCCGCTCATGGATCCGCCTGAAGACCTTCTCCAACCGCTCCAGACGGACCCTCTCCCCTGGGACAGGGTGGGCTCGGGGAAGAAAGAGTTCGTTCACCTTTCTCCCCTCGCGAGCGAGGAACTCTGGCCCTTCGTTGGCCACCGCGGTGATCGCCCGTCTGCTTCTTTCGCTTTCGAGGGCAACGAGGTTTAAGCCTCCATTCCGCCGATCGCAGCAGACCGCCCAGTGGGGTTCGCAGACGAAATCCTGCACCCCCTGACTCAACCAATGGTACCGCCGGGCGTACCGGGTTTCATCGTTCATGCCCTGTTGAATGACGGCCCAGTGGCCAGAGGAGGTAAAGAAGAAGGTATGATGGTAGAGGGAGTATCCGTCCTGGAGGGCAGCGCTGTCGACCTTGGCGGCCATCCGACTGGCATAGATCAGGGGGGTTCCGTCGATGGACCGAAGCTGACAGATCTCCTCGATTTCGAAGGGCGTCTGTCTCGAGGCCCTTCCCTTCCCGCCGGCGATGAAAAGCCCCAGCTCTCCCTCCATCCCCTTAAGCCCCTCCTTCAGGGCGCCGCAGACCGTGGTGGTCACCCCGCTCGAGTGCCAATCGAATCCGAGGACACATCCGAAGGCCTGAAACCAGAAAGGATCGGAGAGCCTGAGAAGCATCGCCTCCGGTCCGTGGAGGTCGATGAGGATAAAGGCAATCTCCCCGGCCAGCCTCTTCATCCTCTGAAAGAGCCAGGCAGGCGCCTTCCCCTGATGGAGTGGAAGATGGGCTATCCCTGTCTTCATCGCCTCTCCCCAGGAGATCGTTCTGGAGGGCTCCTCCTCAACCGACCACCTTGTAGACGGTGTCGTGCTCTCTCACCTTCTCCTTGACCTTGATCCCGATATCCGCGCCCGGCCCCGCCTCCTGGACATTTCGGTTCTCGATCTGCATCGATTCCACGGTCTGGGTGAAATCGGTCGTATGGCCCACGATGTGGATCTGGTCGCCTACCTTCAGGGACCCTTCCGAGAGCCGAATGGCGGCCACCCCGATCTTGCCGAAATATTTGATCACCTGTCCCACCTTCTTCTCTTCCATCGCCTTCCTCCTTTCCTTTGGAACGAAATGGACGGGCTTAAACCTTAAGCCCCATCTGACGGAGCCCTTCTATGACGTCGCTTAGGGTGATCTGATCCAGGCAGGCCATCTCTTTGCAGAGAAAGAATCGTTCTTCCGCGCACGGGGTACAGGGCAGGCCCTTCCGGATGACCACCACCTTCTCTCCCCGTGGAGACCAGACCCGGGGATCGGTCGGGCCGAAGATGGCCACGACGGGGATCCGTAGCGCAGCGGCCAAGTGGGAAATCCCGGAATCATTTCCGATGAAGAGCCGGGCTCCCTCCATCACCGAGGCAAGCTCCACCAAGGAGAGCCCCCTGGCGATCACCGGCCGAGGTCCATCCACCTGTTCGAAGGCCTTCTGAACCTCCGGACCTTCGGCAGGGCCGAGGACCACCAGAAACCTTCCCTCCAGGCGAGGGGAAAGCCAGCGGAGAAGATCTAAAAACCGATTCAGGGGCCAGACCTTCTTCCTGCTCCCGCTTCCAGGGTGGAGGAGGATGATCTTGGATCGCTCCTCAGGATTTACCCCGTGGGTCAGCCAGAAATGGTTTGCCCAGTCCCGATCCTCACCTTTTAAAAAGAGCCTGGGAAGCCTCTCCCCGGGAGAGAGGCCGTATTGGGATAGCTGGTTCAATAGATGGTCGGCGAGGTGGACCCCCTCATCCCACTTGGGCAAGGAGTCCAGGTGAAGGATCTCTCCCCGGGAGACCTTTCTTAGATTCTGAATCAACGGGCCTTCCCGATCCTTTCCAAAAACGACGATGAGGTCGAAGCCGCTGAAGAAACGGGAGAGGTCGTGGTCCAACCCCCCCTCCCGGACGAAAAAGCTGGCCATGCCCCTCTGGTCGACCGAATAAATTTCGTCCGCATAAAAACGGTCCTTGGCCAGTTGAAGGATTCTGGGATAACCCATCATCGCTGTCCGGGCCTGGGGGAAGGTCTCGCGGAGGGCAGAAAGGGTGGGAAGGGCCAGGATGAAATCGCCCAGAGCCCCTTGGTGGATGACGATCATCGACCGAACCGTCCTGAACCTTCCCGTTCCGGATGGGATCATCCCCTTTTCTCCAGAATCCGTTCGAGGCGTCTTTTTACGTGCTCATCCTCCGGGGTGAGCTGGAGGACCCTCTCGTAGGCCTGTTGCGCCTTTTTCCATCTTCCGGTCTTTTCGTAGAGGTCTCCCAAGTTGATTCTCGCGAAGAGGTAGTTGGGATTGAGGCGAAGGGCCCTCTTCAATTGGGCGATGGCCTCCGGATACCGCCTCTGTCCGCTATAGAGGAGGCCGAGCTGGTAGTGGAGATCGGCGTATCGGGGGTGGAGCGCCACGGCCCTCTCCAGGTGTCGAATCGCCTCCGAAATCCTTCCGGTCAGCCCGTAAAGTTCCCCGAGATGGGCATGGGCCATCCCGTGGTGAGGATCGAGGCTCAAGGCCTTCTTGAATTCAGCGATCCCCCTCCGGTAGTCGCCGCTATGATAGTAAATCATCCCTTTGTAGTAATAGAACTGGGACGTGGGAGGGATCCACTCGGCCGCCTTTTCCAGGTCCTTGAGCGCCTGGCCGAGCCTCCCCTCGCGGGCGAGGAGGATCGCCACCAGAAGGTGAAATTGTCCCCGGAGACGCCGGAGGTGAGGTTTAACGTCACGGAGGCGCTGGCCCTTTTCGGGAGGCGAGGCCCGATCGGCCTCCGATTTCGGTCTTCCCCCTTGGGCCATCTGGCCTAAGATCTCTCGAAAGAGGGGGGTTTTCGACCTCTTTCTCGCGATGGAGCGGGTGACCGACCTCGCCTCCTCCCACCTTCCCTGCTCCAGATAGAGACAGCCGAGATGGAGGGCGGCCTCCTGATATTTGGGGTTGAGCCGAAGGGCCTCAAGCAGCTCCCTTTCAGCGCCCTCAGGGTCTCCCTGAGCAAAGTGAAAGAGGGCGAGCTGGTGCCGGAGATCCGGGTAATCGGGGTTCTCCGCCACCCGGGCCTTCAACGCCTCAAAGAGCTTCTCATACCGTTTTAGTCTCGGGATTCCCATCGTTGGCAGGGGTTCGTTTCTGCTCTTCCGACTTCCTCCCGGCCTCGGAGGCCTCTCCCCTTTTGGCCTCGGTCTTGAGGGATTGGATCGGAATCCACTGCCCCTTCTCCTTCGCCCAATTATTCAACTGGAAGACCACGTCGACCACCCCCGGGATGCTCCGAATCCTCCTCTCCAAGGAGACCAGGGCCTTGGTGGCCATCGACCGTTTTAATTCCTCGTGACTTTCGACAGCGGAAGCCAGCCGGAAGGCCCCCCGGAGATAGACCACCCCGTTTACTGTCCCGAAATCGATTTTGGAATAATCGATATTGGCCCGGACGAGCAGACGCCGTACCTCCGTTTGAATGACAAAATCCTCTCTCTTCATCGACCCTCTGTTTCAAGGGGGGCCTCAAGGGCCCTTCGGACCGCATCGAGCAGTTCTTCCGGGTCGTAGGGCTTCTTGATGTAGTATCGAACCCCTAATTCCCTGGCCCTATCTTCACCGTTCCTTTCGGGGCTCCCCGTGAGAAAGATGACGGGGATCCGGCCCATCCGTTTCGACTCCTTGAGCTTCTCAACCACGCTGAACCCGTCGCCTGCGGGCATCCGGATATCGAGGATGATCAGATGGGGCTTCTCTTTGTGCGCCATGAACAGGCCTTGGGCGCCATCGTAGGCCACCACGGTTCGATAACCCTTCGACTGGAGCCTGAGGGTCAACGCCTTGACAATGTCCCTTTCGTCATCGATGATGAGGATCTTCTTCTTGGGGGCCATCACCCACCTCCCTTGATGGGGACCCCATCGGATCCTCGTCTCCCTTCTTCGACCCGCTCTCCATTAAGCCAGGCCAGTACCTGATCCCTCCTCTGTTGAAAGCCCTCCATCTTCCTTGGATCGATGGGGTGCCCGAGAGGAAACTTCTCGCTCAGGGGGTTTCTGAATCTCCCGTCCTTCGCCAACCGGTAATCGAGGTGGGGCCCTGTGGAAAGCCCTGTGGAGCCCACGTAACCGATCACCTCCTTCTGCTTCACCTGGACTCCCTTCCGGATCCTCGGCCCGAACCTCGAGAGATGGCCGTAATAGGTCTTGTATCCATTCCGATGGTCGAGGACGACCTGTTTTCCAAATCCTCCGCCCCAGCCGCAGGAGACCACGACCCCGTCGGCCACCGCCCAGACGGGCGTCCCTTCGGGCGCCGCATAATCGACCCCGTAATGGGGCAGGAGGCCTCCAAGGATGGGATGTTTCCTCGCCCGGCTGAAGCGCGAGCTGATCCGGGTAAAACGGAGGGGCGATTTCAAAAAGGCCTTTTTCAACGAGAGGCCCCTTTCATTATAATAGTCGCCCTCGAAATGGATCCCTCGGATCACCCTCTCCCCCCGATGAAATTCGATCGCATGGATCAGGCCATACCGGATGAACTCGCCTCCTTTGTAGGCCTTCTCGACGAGGATCCGAAACCGATCCCCCTCTTTCACCTCCTTGTAGAAATCGATCTCAGCCGAGAGGATATCGGCCACCGAGAGGACCAGGGTCTCCTTCTCTCCGGCAGCCTCCATGGCCTCAAAAAGGGAGGAGCGGATCACTCCCTCGACCCTTTCGAGGCGGGTCTGGAGCGGGACCTCCTTCCTCCTCGCCACATATCCCTGGGGGCCTCGGTCGATCTCATAGATCTCGATCGGGCCGGCCTCAAAGACAAAGGCCACCATCTCTCCCGCTTCATCCGCCGTATACCGGAAATGCCCGGCCTTCAATCTTCTAAAATCGATGAGGGGTTTGAGCAGGCCGACGATCTGATCGACCCGATCCGGAGGAATCCCGCTCCGCCTCAACGAGTCAGAAAAGGAGCCCTTTGGCAGAAGGGCGCCCTCTTTGACCTGGTAGGTCGGTTGAAGGGGCGGGGAGATCTTCTGTTCGATCGTCTCCGCCTCCGAAGGCCTCTGCCTCGATGGGATGGGTTGATGAGGCAGGAGGAAGAGATAAACCGTCAAGGCGATCACCGCCGTTCCGAGAGGGCCGAGCAAGAGGAGTCGCCTAACAAACCTCCTCCGATCCCTTTGAAACCGGTCTTGGAGATGGGGGCGTCTCAAGGGCAGACCTCTCTCAGATAGGTTGCCGCATCCTCCGGAGGCGTCGGGTTAACGAAGAACCCCGTCCCCCATTCGAACCCTTCCCTCAAACCGATCCGGAGACGGGTCTCGATATGCCAGTGATATTCTGGGCGATGGAATCGCTCCTGCACGGGAGAGGTATGGAGGGCGAGACTGAAGGGGGGATCGGAGAGGAGCCGTTCAAACTTCGAAAAGAGCGCTGGAATGATCCGGGAGAGATCCTCCCGCTCCGGTTCGGAGATCCGATGAAAATCGGACCCGTGGGCCTTGGGGAGGATCCACGTTTCGAAAGGGAAACGGGAGGCGAAGGGTGCGAAGACCAAAAAATGGCCGGTTTCGAGGACCACCCTCTTTCGGGCCGCCATCTCCTCTTTGAGGATGTCGCAAAGAATGCAGCGTTCCTTCCTCTGATAATAGTCCATCACGCCGGCGATCTCCTCGTCGATCCGCCGGGGGATGACCGGCATGGCGATGAGGTGGGAGTGGGGATGGCGGTTGAACATCCCCGGGTAATTCTTTAAGATGAGGAATTGAACGAACCGTCGGTCCCTCTCCAGATCGACCATCCTCTCCTTGAAGGCGATCAGGATCCTTCCGATCTGTTCGGGCTCCATGGTCGAAAGGGTCCGATGATGTTCGGGGGCTTCGATGATGATCTCGTGGGCGCCGATGGCCTCCATCATATCGTACATGCCTTCCGGCCTTCGGTCGAATTCCCCTTCGATTCGAAAGAAGGGAAACTTGTTCGGAACGACCCTCACCGACCAACCCATCTCCTGTCGAAAGCAGAAGGTCTCGGGCGGGGTCAGGGCCTCGTTGCCCGGACAGAAGGGACAGGCGCCTTCCCCTGACGGAAATTGATAAGGCGGTTTAAAGGGAAGGTAATCGGAAGGCCCCCTCGGATGGTCGGTCGTCACGACGACCCACATCCGCGTGATCGGATCTCTCCTCAGCTGCGCCATCTGCCCCTTTTCCTTCCTCCCACGCCTTCTCTCGAAGCGGTTCCGTCGCCCTGATTAAAGCAGAAGGATAGAGACCTTGTCAAGGCAGGCCGGGTCTCCTCCGGTGCCATCATTGAATCATCGGGGCGGGAAGGCCCCAGGGATGTTCGATCTCCCTCACCAGCCGATCCCTGCAACTCGGACAGAGGACGAGATGGAACTCCTGGTACACCTCCTTCTCGAGCTCCTCGGCCTCCATCTGCTCCGCCTGCCGGATCAATCGGCGTAGCTGGACCTCTACCCCCTCCTCAGGCTCGATGAGAACGCCATCGAACCCCGCGAAGATCCTGATCTCGGCCACGTAGGTGAGACTCCCTGAAGGGAGGGCTTTGCCGCACCGATAGCATCGTTGCCCTTCCGGGTCGTTTTTGGGCTCGGTCATCTTCGGGCTCCCTCAAATCGCCTCTCTCACGATCCAATCCTCCAGCTCCCGTAGCGCCCGCTGTCGGATCAGGGCCTTCCTTCTCCTCCCTCTGGCCTTGATCTCGAGATCGGGAAAGAGGCCGAAGTTGATGTTCATCGGTTGAAAGGGGATCGCTCGGGACCCCGCCACGTGATGGACGAGCGCTCCCAGGGCGGTCGTCAGAGGGGGGATGGCCAGCGCTTCCCCCTTCGACCATCGAAGGGCGTTGATCCCTGCGAGCAGGCCCGTGGCCGTCGATTCCATGTAGCCCTCCACCCCGGTGATCTGGCCTGCAAAAAAGAGCCACGGCCGGCCCCTCATCTGGAGGGTGGAGGTCAAGAGACGGGGAGAGTCGATGAAGGTGTTCCGGTGGACCGATCCGAAGCGGACGAACTCCGCCTTCTCGAGGCCCGGGATCATCCGAAAGACCCTCACCTGCTCCCCCTGCTTCAACCGGGTCTGGAAACCGACCAGATTATAGAGCGTCCCGAACTCGTTCTCCTGCCTGAGCTGAACCACCGCATAAGGCTGCCTTCCTGTCTTGGGGTCGATCAGCCCCACGGGACGCAGGGGACCGAAGGCCAGGGTGTCTCTTCCCCGGCTCGCCATCTCTTCGATGGGCAGGCAGCCTTCGAAGAGATACCCCTTCTCGAAATCTCTCAGGGGGACCTTTTCGGCCCGGCAGAGGGCCTCGACGAACCGCTCATAGGTCTCCCGCTCCAGGGGGCAGTTGAGGTAATCGTCCCCTCCTTTCCCGTAACGGGAGGCCCGGAAGACCTTGTCCATGTCGATCGACTCCGCGGTGACGATCGGCGAGATGGCATCGTAGAAGAAGAGGTGGCCGGAGCCGGTCAGCGATTCGATCGCTTGGCTCAACGCTTCGGACGTGAGAGGGCCGGTGGCGACAATCGTCGGACCTTCCTCCGCAAGGGAGGTCACCTCACCCCGGATGATCTCCACACCCTCCAGCCGGCTCAGAAACTCCGTCACGCCCATCGAAAAACGTTCCCGGTCCACGGCGAGGGAGTCGCCCGCCGGGACCCTCGTCTCCTTCGCTATCCTGAGGATAAGAGAATCGAGCCTCCCCAGCTCCTCTTTGAGCAGCCCGGATGCGTTTTCCAGAGATTCCGATTTGAGGGAGTTGCTGCAGACCAGTTCCGCAAGGTGAGGAGACCGGTGGGCGGAGGAGAATCTCTTCGGTTTCATCTCGAAGAGGCGAACCCGCCCTCCCCTCTTGGCGATCTGCCAGGCCGCCTCGCAACCGGCCAGCCCGCCTCCGACGACGACGATCGGCTCCATGGTCGTAATTTTAGGCCTTTTCCGGTCGGTTTGCAAAAGGGAACCCAGGCCAATTAAAATGAATTGACCCCCCTGGCCGCCATAGATCCATGAAGATCGAGCTCATCTCCCCTGCCGCTGAGGAAAACGCCCCTGTCCCCAACCTCGCCCTGCCCATCCTGGCCAGCCTCACGCCCTCCGACATCGAGGTCTCCTTCACCGACGATCTCCTGACGCCCATCGATCTCGAAAGGGGGGTGAAACCTGTCGATCTCGTGGGGATTACGGTCCTCACCAAGACCGCGAAGAGGGCCTACGAGATTGCTGA from Thermodesulfobacteriota bacterium encodes the following:
- a CDS encoding M23 family metallopeptidase, producing MRRPHLQDRFQRDRRRFVRRLLLLGPLGTAVIALTVYLFLLPHQPIPSRQRPSEAETIEQKISPPLQPTYQVKEGALLPKGSFSDSLRRSGIPPDRVDQIVGLLKPLIDFRRLKAGHFRYTADEAGEMVAFVFEAGPIEIYEIDRGPQGYVARRKEVPLQTRLERVEGVIRSSLFEAMEAAGEKETLVLSVADILSAEIDFYKEVKEGDRFRILVEKAYKGGEFIRYGLIHAIEFHRGERVIRGIHFEGDYYNERGLSLKKAFLKSPLRFTRISSRFSRARKHPILGGLLPHYGVDYAAPEGTPVWAVADGVVVSCGWGGGFGKQVVLDHRNGYKTYYGHLSRFGPRIRKGVQVKQKEVIGYVGSTGLSTGPHLDYRLAKDGRFRNPLSEKFPLGHPIDPRKMEGFQQRRDQVLAWLNGERVEEGRRGSDGVPIKGGG
- the galT gene encoding galactose-1-phosphate uridylyltransferase, with translation MAQLRRDPITRMWVVVTTDHPRGPSDYLPFKPPYQFPSGEGACPFCPGNEALTPPETFCFRQEMGWSVRVVPNKFPFFRIEGEFDRRPEGMYDMMEAIGAHEIIIEAPEHHRTLSTMEPEQIGRILIAFKERMVDLERDRRFVQFLILKNYPGMFNRHPHSHLIAMPVIPRRIDEEIAGVMDYYQRKERCILCDILKEEMAARKRVVLETGHFLVFAPFASRFPFETWILPKAHGSDFHRISEPEREDLSRIIPALFSKFERLLSDPPFSLALHTSPVQERFHRPEYHWHIETRLRIGLREGFEWGTGFFVNPTPPEDAATYLREVCP
- the trmFO gene encoding methylenetetrahydrofolate--tRNA-(uracil(54)-C(5))-methyltransferase (FADH(2)-oxidizing) TrmFO, whose translation is MEPIVVVGGGLAGCEAAWQIAKRGGRVRLFEMKPKRFSSAHRSPHLAELVCSNSLKSESLENASGLLKEELGRLDSLILRIAKETRVPAGDSLAVDRERFSMGVTEFLSRLEGVEIIRGEVTSLAEEGPTIVATGPLTSEALSQAIESLTGSGHLFFYDAISPIVTAESIDMDKVFRASRYGKGGDDYLNCPLERETYERFVEALCRAEKVPLRDFEKGYLFEGCLPIEEMASRGRDTLAFGPLRPVGLIDPKTGRQPYAVVQLRQENEFGTLYNLVGFQTRLKQGEQVRVFRMIPGLEKAEFVRFGSVHRNTFIDSPRLLTSTLQMRGRPWLFFAGQITGVEGYMESTATGLLAGINALRWSKGEALAIPPLTTALGALVHHVAGSRAIPFQPMNINFGLFPDLEIKARGRRRKALIRQRALRELEDWIVREAI